A genomic window from Leptospira andrefontaineae includes:
- a CDS encoding class I SAM-dependent methyltransferase, translating into MSNKVLLWETEDLGIMEDLPYKKENSLRHHSSFPTKTEIWPKVRLLFGREGIPTDLSHLYLNDPGESWANLGYWENTKEYGTACANLAEHLGTLAGLDPDSKLLDLGFGCGDQFRIWENIFGVNVSNIYGINISKIQIEFAKRRYEGRSSSPNLILGSVERLTEFEDKTFDVVIALDSLYFIPNRNRLVGEVYRILKPGGVFVSAEILFSDRKISYWETFKRNLISKMAKMSSDLKKVEGIVSEYSALGFNFEVLERIDPFVFPGFSQFILEKIKSGKKIPKRLAGRYEMLGEYFGSETIKKHFEYWVYKVRKPE; encoded by the coding sequence ATGTCCAATAAAGTTTTGCTTTGGGAAACCGAAGACTTAGGAATCATGGAAGACCTGCCTTACAAAAAAGAAAATTCTCTGCGTCATCATTCTTCTTTTCCTACAAAGACTGAAATCTGGCCCAAGGTCCGGCTATTATTCGGAAGAGAAGGAATTCCTACAGATCTTTCTCATCTCTATTTGAACGATCCTGGGGAATCTTGGGCAAATCTGGGTTATTGGGAAAACACAAAAGAATATGGAACAGCCTGCGCGAATTTAGCGGAACACCTTGGGACATTAGCCGGTTTGGATCCTGATTCTAAACTTTTAGATCTTGGGTTCGGTTGCGGAGACCAATTCAGGATTTGGGAAAATATATTTGGAGTAAATGTTTCGAATATATATGGGATCAATATTTCCAAGATCCAAATCGAATTTGCAAAAAGACGTTATGAGGGGAGAAGTAGTTCTCCCAATTTAATTTTAGGAAGTGTAGAACGTTTAACAGAATTTGAGGACAAAACTTTTGATGTGGTAATTGCCTTAGACAGTTTATATTTTATACCGAATCGAAACAGATTAGTTGGCGAAGTTTATAGAATTCTAAAACCGGGGGGAGTGTTCGTATCTGCAGAGATATTGTTTTCCGATCGAAAAATTTCTTATTGGGAAACTTTTAAAAGGAATTTGATCTCAAAAATGGCAAAAATGTCTTCGGATCTCAAAAAGGTGGAAGGTATCGTCTCAGAATATTCCGCACTAGGATTTAATTTCGAAGTTTTAGAAAGAATAGATCCTTTCGTATTTCCCGGATTTTCCCAATTCATATTAGAAAAAATTAAATCAGGAAAAAAAATACCTAAAAGACTCGCAGGAAGATACGAAATGTTGGGAGAATATTTCGGATCCGAAACGATCAAAAAACATTTCGAATATTGGGTCTATAAGGTCAGAAAGCCGGAGTAA